A window of Aquila chrysaetos chrysaetos chromosome 19, bAquChr1.4, whole genome shotgun sequence genomic DNA:
tgGACCCACAAAGAGTTTACTGACCTCTGTGACTTGTGACACGATTTGTGATGTAACATGTGAAACGTGATTTGAACCCACATTTAGACCTAAAATCATGTTGCCTTACAATTTTTAACAGGCTGAAATGTGTCATTCCCCAATGTCAACTGAAACAAGTGGTCATTCTTTTGAtgcaaaccaaaatgaaatgatGGAGAAAAGTACACAGGAATGGAATGAACAGCTAGAGAAGGAGGTTTTCAGTGGTAAGTGTGTGTATTTACTTTGTTCTGATATTATTGTTACCAGAAGTGACTGTGGTGACTGGCTTCAGAGAATTCTCTGCAAAAGCATAGGCTGTAAAGATATGGCTCATTACTTTCTAGCATAGTGGCTACTTTTTGCTGGCTTCGTTTGACAGCAGAATGTCTACTCTGACATTGACTTCAAGATGTGTCACTGGTCACTCTTAGAGTGCATTTCATCTCATACAGATCCAGTTCAGAAGAATCACACCTTAAAAACATacctttctctctgctgattGTGACAGGAGCCCATATTGCATCCTTTAGATGCAGACATAACAGTTACGCAAGAAGAATTTCATCCCAGTTTCCTGCATGCATAATTTTGATAATGATGAATTACTGGGCCTGGTTTTATGAATTGTAAAGCCTCAGACCATGGAAGCAACAGGCATTATGGCATTCAGTTAGCTTTCGGGGAGCCTTTATAGCACCAGTCGAAAGTTGCtggtccttttcttttttttttttttccttactgctaGGAAGCGAGGCAAGATCAGACCCAGCCTATGGCAATACCAAGGTGTTCTTCCATAAACTTTCTCAGATCTATGCAAAAAAATGTCCATGAATATTACTTTTTACCACCCTAAATTACAAGAGATCACAGACTGAAAGCATGATCAGGAAGCAGTGGGTGAGTCAGTAGTGCTGGAAGGGGAGAGCACTGCACGGTGGGCTGTGGTTCTTCTGAAACTCACATGCCTGTCACCGCTTTTGGGTGTCAGTCATAACTGTGCATACTTGCCCACTGACAGAGAAAAACTGTACATAGCTTGGCTGATGTCCTCCAAATGCAAGACTCGGAAACAACTCGTCTTTTTTCGTGTTCTAAACTGACTCTTTCAGCAGTATTCTCTCTTTTGTGCTGAAGAGAAActtagaaaaatttaaaattttagtaCTTTTGTATCAACTTTTTTATTCCAACTATACATACCTAGCAATGCTTTCTTAATGATTCTGTACTATTAGCACAGATCTGTAATGACTGATCAGTcagtcttttttatttaaatggattAGGAAATGCTGTAACAGAACAACCATATCCATTTGTGTTTATATCTAATGTGtgctattttcaaaatacaaaaagaataCAATTAGCAAAAGCATTATATTTTTTGccaataaaaatactttaaatacatTGCTGTCACTTAGTCTTATGGCTGAATATCTTGGTTAACTGAGGTGTATAGTGTTTAATTCCAGTTCATGAGACTGtctacatatataaatacagcTTTGTTGCTAGAATGAATCACGAGTTCctaactgtcgtggtttaaccccagccagcaactaagcaccacgcagccgctcactcactccccccccacccagtgggatgggggagaaaatcgggaaaaagaagcaaaacccacgggttgagataagaacagtttaatagaacagaaaagaagaaacggataatgataatgataacactaataaaatgacaacagcaataatgaaaggattggaatgtacaaatgatgcgcagtgcaattgctcaccacccgccgaccggcacccagctagtcccccgagcggcgattccccgcccccacttcccagttcctatactagatgggacgtcatatggtatggaataccctgttggccagtttgggtcaggtgccctggctgtgtcctgtgccaacttcttgtgcccctccagctttctcgctggctgggcatgagaagctgaaaaatccttgacattagtctaaacactactagcagcaactgaaaacatcagtgttatcaacattcttctcatactgaactcaaaacatagcaccgtaccagctactaggaagacagttaactctatcccagctgaaactaggacactaaCTATTAGCcttttttatacagaaaataccatttttcagtgctcattttaaagtaataaccTACAGTTTATTGGAgaacttcttttctgaaagaaacaaacgGTGGACATGCCAGACTACAGAATATGCTTGTTTGATGGTTTGCAGGATTCTGTGTCTTCTTACAGTTACATCATAACTGTGCTTTGTGAACACACAGAAAGGTCCATGTTTGCTTAGTGAATtgttttcagggattttttgCTTACAAACTAGGTTTGGAAAGTTTACGCACGCACACATATGTAGTGTGTGAGTAAGAATTCAGACttcaaattgttttgtttttcatttagatAGCATAAAGACTAACAGTTACATAAAGAACAGTTTTAAGATCAGTCATGGAGCAGcacattctttttcttgtagTCATAATGGGTGACCGCTGAAAGGTCCTGTGGAGGAAGAATGTGTGGTTTGGGAAGGGTTTTGAATGCTGAGAAGCTGGCTCCTTTCAAAACCAGTTCTGATTATTAATGTAGTACATTAaactttttaacataaatagtcagaagataattaaaacaaaaccaagtaccttttttttcctgtgcagttCTAAATGATCTGGACGACCAGCTGGCCCAGGAACAAGCCCAAGACCCATTGGACAGGACAGTTTCTACTAGCAATGGATCAAATGTCCAATACAGTAGTGCATTCCCTACTTCAAAGAGGCAGACTGTTAGTAGAGGGCAACACAGAAATGACTGGAGTGACATGCCTAGCACATTTTTCCCAGATGGACTGAGAACAATAAGAGCCAAAGATGAACACAAGATTTTCATCAGACCAAGGAAATTACACAGTGCATATATAAACTGGCACCAGACAGCCTTTCAAGAAGATTACAAATATGGTGATCTAGTCGATGGAAATTCTTGTCTGTTAAGCAGCAGGATGTCTTCCGTTTCTTTTGGACAGTCTTCAGAAGGTAGCTTATACCCTCCTTCCATAACACAGAACAGTGGATTTAGGCACAAGAGTTGTATGAACAGGGATACTGCTGGCAGAAGTTACTCCGTATGTTCCCTTCAGAGATGTCCATCATTAGTATCTTCTGACCAGCTATCAGCATCTAGTTTACAATATCCGTTCACAAGGGAGAGCAACAATGGTTTTTTACCAAGGTTTGGTCGACAGAACCCAAAGAGAATTCCTCTGTCTTCTATTGTATGGAACAACACAACAGACTCTCCTGGACAAACATCAActcaagaaaaaatgtttagaacCCAATCACTGACGGAGTTTCATGCTATGGACCATGGTAGATATCCTAGTTCTTTGCAAGAAACCAAGAAATACTCATGTTACCACTCAAAACACCACTACAGAAGATCTATTTCAAGCAGTAATTGCTTTAGTAGGGTTAGTTGCCCTGACAAAGCTACTTCTCCATTGTCCCTTGATAACTGGGAAAATTATCCTTTatacaaatcagaaaataatcTCTCTAGATCCTACTATAGAGACATTTCTTCTCCTGGTAAGTTGtatgcaaaccaaaaaaattcttATGGAAGAAAAGACAGCTATCCTTCTTGGGCTGATATTCCTCAGTACTACAGTGATGAAGCATTTATTTCCCCTGATGCCAGCTTTGAAGTGATTATGGCTAATCTAAATGACCAGCAGTGGGCACATACAAAGAATGCCAAGTTTGGTTCACAGCACCTGCAGAATGATTTTCATGTGTATTCTCCAGAAAATACGAATATCAAAAGGATAACAAGAAGCGCAAATAGAACTTTTTCAGAAGTCACTGAGGGCTGTCAGCCTTGGCTAAGTTGTAACTCTTCAGTTTCTTCGTCTAGTATCAGAACTGATGAGTCAGTCTTTCCTAATTCAAAGGACCAAACAAAACCTATAGGACTGAACAGGAATTCAGTCATCGTTACCCAAAGAAATACTAAGGCAGACTTTACACAACTAGAAAAGGTTGCAGGTATGAAACTGCCAGGTGAAGACATGCCGTTACAGTCAGTTTCTCAACAAGCAGATAAAAACTACATCAACACCCAGAGTTTTACCTCTAATAGCCCTGCTTCTGCCATGTTGCAAAGTGATGCATCTCTCTTTAACACAATGAGATCAAAGAGACAAACCCAAATCACTGCCAGAGGAGATACTGCAAAAATGTATACATCAAATGGTGATAAAAGAAATGtacaaatgaaggaaaacaattgCCCACCCAACAGTGTGTTTAGTCAGCCTCCCTGTATTTTGCCAGCTGATGAGAGCAGGAAGGAACCTTTCCTTCCAAGTGAGAAGGAACAGGAACATAATCTGCATTACGCAGCAAAAAGAGAGAGCATCAAACAGGATAATCAGAGTGCAGAAGCCATTAACCAAGCTACTCCAAAGAGGCAGTCCTCACTGCTGAATGTTGCTTCTGCTCCATCcactgaaaaattaacaaactGCCAAGGCATGTTGTCCTGTCCTCCTGAATGTTCATCTAGCTCCTCACAAAGTTCTCCACAAGCACTTTCTTATAAACACATTTCTAAATGTTTAGGAACGCTAACTAGTTCTTCAGTAAATTGCACAGTTACTGAATCTCAAGGAGAAGGTGGAAAAACAGCTCAAGTGAGCAGAATAGGTGTTAACAAAAagatttcacagaaaacactgcaaaatacaAGCACTTTAGTTACTAAGGATTCTAATGGACAGTTCACTACTAGTTCTCcacaaaatggaaattctggaaatatttataCGCATAGCTTTGATGGAGACCCCAAGACCTCTGAACATAGTTTAAGttatttttgccttgaaaaAGAAAGCGGAAAAATAAGGAGTAATTCACCTTGTATTGAAAGGCTTCACAAGCAAGACAACTTGCTGAGACATACCAGTAGCTGCAGCATTACTGGCTCCCCTAGCAGAAACAGCCTTAAATCTCCTGACCCGCTTGTTATTTATTACACTTTGCCTAGAAAATCAGCTAGCATTGCTGGTAGTATTATGTCAGATACGCCCATCTCTTTACCTAGAGAAAGTCGAACAACATATGATTGTTTAAGGTCTGAAACTCCATGTAGAGCTGATGCCTTTTGTTCTAAGAAAAGAGATATGTCTTGTTTAGACtcaaaacattcctttttaaCATCAGCATCATTAAATGCTGCTAcaagtaacaaagaaaaagattacCCCAGTCCTTTAACCAAAAGTCCTAATGATTCAGTAAATAGTAGTACATCAGTTGAACTGACAGACAGATGTAAACATCTAAGCAGAAGAGAAtcctctgtgttttcagatTGTAAGGAGAGGGGAaattttttgcagaaatataAAACTACAAGCACATTTACAGTTTGTGTTGATGAAGATCATGTCAAGTATCATGAACTAGTTTCAATTTATTACACATTACCACGAAGGCATTCAAGAACATTTTGTAACCTCTTTAGAGATAATTCAGAGGATGCAGATTTACCTTGTCCCAAAGAAAATGCTCAGTCaccaaaaatacaaaacaagaaaaatgaaggtcATGTGAGtttagcaaatgtttttttccccagtactTTGGAAAAAGAGGTGCCTTCATATTCATCTGACCAAATATCTTCAGCTCTGGTCACACCTCAGAACTTAGGAACTGCTGTTGATAGTGAAGAAGAGAATTCCCACTTATGTCCTAGCTCTGAGAAGATATGTACTTCAAAGTCAGTGAGTATGGTACCTAGTGGGAAAGATGGTTCAGCAGATCTTTCATTAGCAGAAAATGTGCTTTCAGACATGGTgacaaaagaaatttcttttggTGGTCCACAATCCACTGCAATAGTGGCTAAGTCAGGTAAGGCCATGTCTGATGCTTCAAGCagccaaaatacagaaatacgtctaaaagaaaagaaggacaTTTTACAAACAGCCACACCGCTGATGTCCACTTTATCAACCCTTCCCAAGCCAGGCAGACGTTTAGAGAATCCTTTGTATTCTActtcaacaaataaaaatattatacagAAGGGAAACTCTGAAAACTGCCATCAGCCCCTTAAAGTGACCACCAATAAAAATCTGAACAGT
This region includes:
- the EXPH5 gene encoding exophilin-5 isoform X1, with the translated sequence MTAAPRGPDLSFLKEEEARAIFQVLQRDSELRRAEKDRVSKLLKRKNAETGLQGVTGEWFEEIQRKKFQNYIDVNRMLKPPLEHQLRNRKNTDNKELKMSSRTNPQAQKNTSASFLGFRSPFAWLFSFRKSRKNQTQKQPRYDNSASSSSKVEEMATAEMCHSPMSTETSGHSFDANQNEMMEKSTQEWNEQLEKEVFSVLNDLDDQLAQEQAQDPLDRTVSTSNGSNVQYSSAFPTSKRQTVSRGQHRNDWSDMPSTFFPDGLRTIRAKDEHKIFIRPRKLHSAYINWHQTAFQEDYKYGDLVDGNSCLLSSRMSSVSFGQSSEGSLYPPSITQNSGFRHKSCMNRDTAGRSYSVCSLQRCPSLVSSDQLSASSLQYPFTRESNNGFLPRFGRQNPKRIPLSSIVWNNTTDSPGQTSTQEKMFRTQSLTEFHAMDHGRYPSSLQETKKYSCYHSKHHYRRSISSSNCFSRVSCPDKATSPLSLDNWENYPLYKSENNLSRSYYRDISSPGKLYANQKNSYGRKDSYPSWADIPQYYSDEAFISPDASFEVIMANLNDQQWAHTKNAKFGSQHLQNDFHVYSPENTNIKRITRSANRTFSEVTEGCQPWLSCNSSVSSSSIRTDESVFPNSKDQTKPIGLNRNSVIVTQRNTKADFTQLEKVAGMKLPGEDMPLQSVSQQADKNYINTQSFTSNSPASAMLQSDASLFNTMRSKRQTQITARGDTAKMYTSNGDKRNVQMKENNCPPNSVFSQPPCILPADESRKEPFLPSEKEQEHNLHYAAKRESIKQDNQSAEAINQATPKRQSSLLNVASAPSTEKLTNCQGMLSCPPECSSSSSQSSPQALSYKHISKCLGTLTSSSVNCTVTESQGEGGKTAQVSRIGVNKKISQKTLQNTSTLVTKDSNGQFTTSSPQNGNSGNIYTHSFDGDPKTSEHSLSYFCLEKESGKIRSNSPCIERLHKQDNLLRHTSSCSITGSPSRNSLKSPDPLVIYYTLPRKSASIAGSIMSDTPISLPRESRTTYDCLRSETPCRADAFCSKKRDMSCLDSKHSFLTSASLNAATSNKEKDYPSPLTKSPNDSVNSSTSVELTDRCKHLSRRESSVFSDCKERGNFLQKYKTTSTFTVCVDEDHVKYHELVSIYYTLPRRHSRTFCNLFRDNSEDADLPCPKENAQSPKIQNKKNEGHVSLANVFFPSTLEKEVPSYSSDQISSALVTPQNLGTAVDSEEENSHLCPSSEKICTSKSVSMVPSGKDGSADLSLAENVLSDMVTKEISFGGPQSTAIVAKSGKAMSDASSSQNTEIRLKEKKDILQTATPLMSTLSTLPKPGRRLENPLYSTSTNKNIIQKGNSENCHQPLKVTTNKNLNSLLLHPEEKSSLGRNSNTEHADVPLPPAEDTYRDSTEVKQRVNFLHQTTPLYNNKCSGLQLRADSSRKNANYLNSCSKVLSESQNKASEVSTASSADPLLQLDEVVSTDTDELKKSKIKKEQNSQSTRMGKDYSGLQESERYSEGSLNINCKDKVLRVTQDQKRTESAEDENKLLSDCTRDKVKDIEKRKNRPSIKNKLAAVYKTSRKFSSKNLPPKPHISNIFSQNNGSTTSLEVSMSLDSLISTDSHQPFLQLDNENQNHSPDPDKNTPRPRTAENKKTENQNDPSFLVNNNWKSFTSSYTQKEAISPRKTAVKVENMPSLTTLFPDKMVTTRNKNSQTSDLRLESKSQPISPSATTSDPLDDEKRRASSCACSPPLPLLTDKNSNTYVNSCLQADICPEQNLTSWTVLGQCQNTCQAASLKNANLHSHQLRKSHAKSQRERHLSESICARDSCETFTSGSNILTKDGIRGRRFKSYSELLSCDENENWASDNEKCYSTRNLMYPSVEFGIFGKEQQLAFLENIKRSLTEGRLWRPCLLNNPGTLRDRETPSINRAELLSSSSAESKMSSAASSPREPTDIYREDPAAYSDSDSDTTTDDEYYLDEIDKESEL
- the EXPH5 gene encoding exophilin-5 isoform X7, coding for MTAAPRGPDLSFLKEEEARAIFQVLQRDSELRRAEKDRVSKLLKRKNAETGLQGVTGEWFEEIQRKKFQNYIDVNRMLKPPLEHQLRNRKNTASHYKPACHIVCPKMSIKLDFLGIKDNKELKMSSRTNPQAQKNTSASFLGFRSPFAWLFSFRKSRKNQTQKQPRYDNSASSSSKVEEMATAEMCHSPMSTETSGHSFDANQNEMMEKSTQEWNEQLEKEVFSVLNDLDDQLAQEQAQDPLDRTVSTSNGSNVQYSSAFPTSKRQTVSRGQHRNDWSDMPSTFFPDGLRTIRAKDEHKIFIRPRKLHSAYINWHQTAFQEDYKYGDLVDGNSCLLSSRMSSVSFGQSSEGSLYPPSITQNSGFRHKSCMNRDTAGRSYSVCSLQRCPSLVSSDQLSASSLQYPFTRESNNGFLPRFGRQNPKRIPLSSIVWNNTTDSPGQTSTQEKMFRTQSLTEFHAMDHGRYPSSLQETKKYSCYHSKHHYRRSISSSNCFSRVSCPDKATSPLSLDNWENYPLYKSENNLSRSYYRDISSPGKLYANQKNSYGRKDSYPSWADIPQYYSDEAFISPDASFEVIMANLNDQQWAHTKNAKFGSQHLQNDFHVYSPENTNIKRITRSANRTFSEVTEGCQPWLSCNSSVSSSSIRTDESVFPNSKDQTKPIGLNRNSVIVTQRNTKADFTQLEKVAGMKLPGEDMPLQSVSQQADKNYINTQSFTSNSPASAMLQSDASLFNTMRSKRQTQITARGDTAKMYTSNGDKRNVQMKENNCPPNSVFSQPPCILPADESRKEPFLPSEKEQEHNLHYAAKRESIKQDNQSAEAINQATPKRQSSLLNVASAPSTEKLTNCQGMLSCPPECSSSSSQSSPQALSYKHISKCLGTLTSSSVNCTVTESQGEGGKTAQVSRIGVNKKISQKTLQNTSTLVTKDSNGQFTTSSPQNGNSGNIYTHSFDGDPKTSEHSLSYFCLEKESGKIRSNSPCIERLHKQDNLLRHTSSCSITGSPSRNSLKSPDPLVIYYTLPRKSASIAGSIMSDTPISLPRESRTTYDCLRSETPCRADAFCSKKRDMSCLDSKHSFLTSASLNAATSNKEKDYPSPLTKSPNDSVNSSTSVELTDRCKHLSRRESSVFSDCKERGNFLQKYKTTSTFTVCVDEDHVKYHELVSIYYTLPRRHSRTFCNLFRDNSEDADLPCPKENAQSPKIQNKKNEGHVSLANVFFPSTLEKEVPSYSSDQISSALVTPQNLGTAVDSEEENSHLCPSSEKICTSKSVSMVPSGKDGSADLSLAENVLSDMVTKEISFGGPQSTAIVAKSGKAMSDASSSQNTEIRLKEKKDILQTATPLMSTLSTLPKPGRRLENPLYSTSTNKNIIQKGNSENCHQPLKVTTNKNLNSLLLHPEEKSSLGRNSNTEHADVPLPPAEDTYRDSTEVKQRVNFLHQTTPLYNNKCSGLQLRADSSRKNANYLNSCSKVLSESQNKASEVSTASSADPLLQLDEVVSTDTDELKKSKIKKEQNSQSTRMGKDYSGLQESERYSEGSLNINCKDKVLRVTQDQKRTESAEDENKLLSDCTRDKVKDIEKRKNRPSIKNKLAAVYKTSRKFSSKNLPPKPHISNIFSQNNGSTTSLEVSMSLDSLISTDSHQPFLQLDNENQNHSPDPDKNTPRPRTAENKKTENQNDPSFLVNNNWKSFTSSYTQKEAISPRKTAVKVENMPSLTTLFPDKMVTTRNKNSQTSDLRLESKSQPISPSATTSDPLDDEKRRASSCACSPPLPLLTDKNSNTYVNSCLQADICPEQNLTSWTVLGQCQNTCQAASLKNANLHSHQLRKSHAKSQRERHLSESICARDSCETFTSGSNILTKDGIRGRRFKSYSELLSCDENENWASDNEKCYSTRNLMYPSVEFGIFGKEQQLAFLENIKRSLTEGRLWRPCLLNNPGTLRDRETPSINRAELLSSSSAESKMSSAASSPREPTDIYREDPAAYSDSDSDTTTDDEYYLDEIDKESEL
- the EXPH5 gene encoding exophilin-5 isoform X5; amino-acid sequence: MLQNRLCLCGDTEDANKRYDNSASSSSKVEEMATAEMCHSPMSTETSGHSFDANQNEMMEKSTQEWNEQLEKEVFSVLNDLDDQLAQEQAQDPLDRTVSTSNGSNVQYSSAFPTSKRQTVSRGQHRNDWSDMPSTFFPDGLRTIRAKDEHKIFIRPRKLHSAYINWHQTAFQEDYKYGDLVDGNSCLLSSRMSSVSFGQSSEGSLYPPSITQNSGFRHKSCMNRDTAGRSYSVCSLQRCPSLVSSDQLSASSLQYPFTRESNNGFLPRFGRQNPKRIPLSSIVWNNTTDSPGQTSTQEKMFRTQSLTEFHAMDHGRYPSSLQETKKYSCYHSKHHYRRSISSSNCFSRVSCPDKATSPLSLDNWENYPLYKSENNLSRSYYRDISSPGKLYANQKNSYGRKDSYPSWADIPQYYSDEAFISPDASFEVIMANLNDQQWAHTKNAKFGSQHLQNDFHVYSPENTNIKRITRSANRTFSEVTEGCQPWLSCNSSVSSSSIRTDESVFPNSKDQTKPIGLNRNSVIVTQRNTKADFTQLEKVAGMKLPGEDMPLQSVSQQADKNYINTQSFTSNSPASAMLQSDASLFNTMRSKRQTQITARGDTAKMYTSNGDKRNVQMKENNCPPNSVFSQPPCILPADESRKEPFLPSEKEQEHNLHYAAKRESIKQDNQSAEAINQATPKRQSSLLNVASAPSTEKLTNCQGMLSCPPECSSSSSQSSPQALSYKHISKCLGTLTSSSVNCTVTESQGEGGKTAQVSRIGVNKKISQKTLQNTSTLVTKDSNGQFTTSSPQNGNSGNIYTHSFDGDPKTSEHSLSYFCLEKESGKIRSNSPCIERLHKQDNLLRHTSSCSITGSPSRNSLKSPDPLVIYYTLPRKSASIAGSIMSDTPISLPRESRTTYDCLRSETPCRADAFCSKKRDMSCLDSKHSFLTSASLNAATSNKEKDYPSPLTKSPNDSVNSSTSVELTDRCKHLSRRESSVFSDCKERGNFLQKYKTTSTFTVCVDEDHVKYHELVSIYYTLPRRHSRTFCNLFRDNSEDADLPCPKENAQSPKIQNKKNEGHVSLANVFFPSTLEKEVPSYSSDQISSALVTPQNLGTAVDSEEENSHLCPSSEKICTSKSVSMVPSGKDGSADLSLAENVLSDMVTKEISFGGPQSTAIVAKSGKAMSDASSSQNTEIRLKEKKDILQTATPLMSTLSTLPKPGRRLENPLYSTSTNKNIIQKGNSENCHQPLKVTTNKNLNSLLLHPEEKSSLGRNSNTEHADVPLPPAEDTYRDSTEVKQRVNFLHQTTPLYNNKCSGLQLRADSSRKNANYLNSCSKVLSESQNKASEVSTASSADPLLQLDEVVSTDTDELKKSKIKKEQNSQSTRMGKDYSGLQESERYSEGSLNINCKDKVLRVTQDQKRTESAEDENKLLSDCTRDKVKDIEKRKNRPSIKNKLAAVYKTSRKFSSKNLPPKPHISNIFSQNNGSTTSLEVSMSLDSLISTDSHQPFLQLDNENQNHSPDPDKNTPRPRTAENKKTENQNDPSFLVNNNWKSFTSSYTQKEAISPRKTAVKVENMPSLTTLFPDKMVTTRNKNSQTSDLRLESKSQPISPSATTSDPLDDEKRRASSCACSPPLPLLTDKNSNTYVNSCLQADICPEQNLTSWTVLGQCQNTCQAASLKNANLHSHQLRKSHAKSQRERHLSESICARDSCETFTSGSNILTKDGIRGRRFKSYSELLSCDENENWASDNEKCYSTRNLMYPSVEFGIFGKEQQLAFLENIKRSLTEGRLWRPCLLNNPGTLRDRETPSINRAELLSSSSAESKMSSAASSPREPTDIYREDPAAYSDSDSDTTTDDEYYLDEIDKESEL
- the EXPH5 gene encoding exophilin-5 isoform X6, encoding MATAEMCHSPMSTETSGHSFDANQNEMMEKSTQEWNEQLEKEVFSVLNDLDDQLAQEQAQDPLDRTVSTSNGSNVQYSSAFPTSKRQTVSRGQHRNDWSDMPSTFFPDGLRTIRAKDEHKIFIRPRKLHSAYINWHQTAFQEDYKYGDLVDGNSCLLSSRMSSVSFGQSSEGSLYPPSITQNSGFRHKSCMNRDTAGRSYSVCSLQRCPSLVSSDQLSASSLQYPFTRESNNGFLPRFGRQNPKRIPLSSIVWNNTTDSPGQTSTQEKMFRTQSLTEFHAMDHGRYPSSLQETKKYSCYHSKHHYRRSISSSNCFSRVSCPDKATSPLSLDNWENYPLYKSENNLSRSYYRDISSPGKLYANQKNSYGRKDSYPSWADIPQYYSDEAFISPDASFEVIMANLNDQQWAHTKNAKFGSQHLQNDFHVYSPENTNIKRITRSANRTFSEVTEGCQPWLSCNSSVSSSSIRTDESVFPNSKDQTKPIGLNRNSVIVTQRNTKADFTQLEKVAGMKLPGEDMPLQSVSQQADKNYINTQSFTSNSPASAMLQSDASLFNTMRSKRQTQITARGDTAKMYTSNGDKRNVQMKENNCPPNSVFSQPPCILPADESRKEPFLPSEKEQEHNLHYAAKRESIKQDNQSAEAINQATPKRQSSLLNVASAPSTEKLTNCQGMLSCPPECSSSSSQSSPQALSYKHISKCLGTLTSSSVNCTVTESQGEGGKTAQVSRIGVNKKISQKTLQNTSTLVTKDSNGQFTTSSPQNGNSGNIYTHSFDGDPKTSEHSLSYFCLEKESGKIRSNSPCIERLHKQDNLLRHTSSCSITGSPSRNSLKSPDPLVIYYTLPRKSASIAGSIMSDTPISLPRESRTTYDCLRSETPCRADAFCSKKRDMSCLDSKHSFLTSASLNAATSNKEKDYPSPLTKSPNDSVNSSTSVELTDRCKHLSRRESSVFSDCKERGNFLQKYKTTSTFTVCVDEDHVKYHELVSIYYTLPRRHSRTFCNLFRDNSEDADLPCPKENAQSPKIQNKKNEGHVSLANVFFPSTLEKEVPSYSSDQISSALVTPQNLGTAVDSEEENSHLCPSSEKICTSKSVSMVPSGKDGSADLSLAENVLSDMVTKEISFGGPQSTAIVAKSGKAMSDASSSQNTEIRLKEKKDILQTATPLMSTLSTLPKPGRRLENPLYSTSTNKNIIQKGNSENCHQPLKVTTNKNLNSLLLHPEEKSSLGRNSNTEHADVPLPPAEDTYRDSTEVKQRVNFLHQTTPLYNNKCSGLQLRADSSRKNANYLNSCSKVLSESQNKASEVSTASSADPLLQLDEVVSTDTDELKKSKIKKEQNSQSTRMGKDYSGLQESERYSEGSLNINCKDKVLRVTQDQKRTESAEDENKLLSDCTRDKVKDIEKRKNRPSIKNKLAAVYKTSRKFSSKNLPPKPHISNIFSQNNGSTTSLEVSMSLDSLISTDSHQPFLQLDNENQNHSPDPDKNTPRPRTAENKKTENQNDPSFLVNNNWKSFTSSYTQKEAISPRKTAVKVENMPSLTTLFPDKMVTTRNKNSQTSDLRLESKSQPISPSATTSDPLDDEKRRASSCACSPPLPLLTDKNSNTYVNSCLQADICPEQNLTSWTVLGQCQNTCQAASLKNANLHSHQLRKSHAKSQRERHLSESICARDSCETFTSGSNILTKDGIRGRRFKSYSELLSCDENENWASDNEKCYSTRNLMYPSVEFGIFGKEQQLAFLENIKRSLTEGRLWRPCLLNNPGTLRDRETPSINRAELLSSSSAESKMSSAASSPREPTDIYREDPAAYSDSDSDTTTDDEYYLDEIDKESEL